The Candidatus Zixiibacteriota bacterium genomic interval GGCCTCTTCGAGGGTGGCCGCAAACTGGGTCGGGAAGGCCTGTCCGAGGTCGTGGAAGATCTTGTCACGCGCTTCACCGATAGCGAGAATACCTTTGATTTTGCCGCGTCCGGCCTCGACGATCGGCGTGTACGGCGCGCCCTTATCCCGACCGCCCGCGATCAGGTACACCGGTGTCGTCATGGACTGCAAGGCTACCACCACCGAATCCACGTTGGTCGCTTTGCTGTCATTGATGAAGGCGATGCCGGCGACGGTTCCGGCGGGTTCGAGACGGTGTTCAACACCGGCAAACGATCTCAGGGCCTCGGCCATCGCGGCAGCCGGCACGCCCACCACGGCGGTTGCGGCGACAGCGGCCGACGCATTCTGCAGGTTGTGACGTCCGCGGATACGGATGTCATCGACATGTATCACGTCTTCGACGATACCGTCGCGGCGTACGAACAGGTGGTTGTTTTCAACGAAAGTCATCGCACCATTGGGAGCCACGATCGAGAACGACGCGATGGTGGCCGCGGTCGTCACAGTCGCAGTGTCGATCTCGGGATCGTCGTGATTGACGATAAAGAAGTCGCCGTGATGCTGATTCTCGCAGACGCGGTATTTGATCGTCCGATATGCGTCAAAGGTGCGGTGGCGGTCGAGATGGTCCGGCTGGATGTTCAGCAAAAGAGCGACGCGGGGGCGAAAGTCAGCGATCGTCTCGAGCTGGAAGGACGAAGTCTCAACGACGGCGGCGCCCCGCTCGTGAAGACGGTCGGCAACGTCGGAAAACGGCTTACCGATGTTGCCGCAGACTTCGACGGGCCACCCGGCGGCGACAAAGATTTCGCCGATAAGCGTGGTCGTCGTGGTCTTGCCGTTTGAACCGGTCACCGCCACGATCGGGGCGCGACACACCCATGAGGCGAATTCGAGTTCCGAGAAAATCGGGATGCCTCGTTCGCGGAGTTCAACGATAATGGGCACGGTGAGCGGCACCCCCGGC includes:
- the murD gene encoding UDP-N-acetylmuramoyl-L-alanine--D-glutamate ligase; translation: MTIEERIRGRRIGVIGMARSGLAAAKLAVRHGGIPFVSDSGRAELLADPITELRAAGVAFESGQHSDRVLESDYVIVSPGVPLTVPIIVELRERGIPIFSELEFASWVCRAPIVAVTGSNGKTTTTTLIGEIFVAAGWPVEVCGNIGKPFSDVADRLHERGAAVVETSSFQLETIADFRPRVALLLNIQPDHLDRHRTFDAYRTIKYRVCENQHHGDFFIVNHDDPEIDTATVTTAATIASFSIVAPNGAMTFVENNHLFVRRDGIVEDVIHVDDIRIRGRHNLQNASAAVAATAVVGVPAAAMAEALRSFAGVEHRLEPAGTVAGIAFINDSKATNVDSVVVALQSMTTPVYLIAGGRDKGAPYTPIVEAGRGKIKGILAIGEARDKIFHDLGQAFPTQFAATLEEAVLKAFELALPGETVLLSPGCASFDMFENFEHRGRVFKAAVAGLRNGKKKNETLHG